Genomic DNA from Hordeum vulgare subsp. vulgare chromosome 2H, MorexV3_pseudomolecules_assembly, whole genome shotgun sequence:
tttgctacaaccgttgacatgggcgagttgcaaccatgatgaaaaaatactgcaaccattatacaaatttgcTACATTTGTCGTTCTGTTTTTTTGCAACCGTATTATTTTTTACAAGGGTTGCAACCATGAGCGCACGCTCCTGCATCCACGGAGGATAAAAACGCACGAAGGCGACATAGGTGAGGGCGGCGACCGACGGTGAGGGCGACCAGCGGtgaggaggcgaggcgaggcgaggcggtcgGCGCGTGCGAGGCGGGCCTCTCCCCTTTCCCATGCGAGAGGTTGAAGATAGGAGGTTGGGAACGATGGTATGTGACGGCTCGGGGGTCCAAATCTGACGGCTGAAGCTCGACCGGTCCAACTGTTGGGCCGGCGCCCGCGCAGAGTGTTGTCCTTGTTTTTAGCTCGTTAAATATAAGAGATCGACTAGGTTGAAACAATCCAATCCATACTTGTGGAGTGCTCAGTTCAGTTCCTGATTTATCTCAAGCCTAAACCGAAAAAGGAAATCTATTACCCGGGGTCTCCCCTTTCGGCTATCTCATCTGCTGTTCCTCCACCCCCCGAGCTAATCTCACTTGCTCGACTGATGCGGCGCCCACCTATATCTCCAGCTCTCCAGCTCTCTATATAAACACTCGACATCCTCTCATGTCTCATCCAGCTGAGCCACACCTCTGAATTCGAATACCAGCTGAGCCACCTCATTACCcacgaacacacacacacacgtcctCGTGTGACTGAGCAATAAGCTCCTTTACGTACGTGCATTCTCGATTGTCCACATGAAGATCACCGTGCACTCGTCCAAGGCCGTCAAGCCCGAGTACGGCGCCTGCGGCGTCGCTCCGGGGTGCACCGCCGACGTCGTCCCGCTCACCGTGCTCGACAAGGCCAACTTCGACACGTACATCTCGGTGATCTACGCCTTCCACGCGCCGGCGCCGCCCAACGCCATCCTCGAGGCCGGGCTGGGCAGAGCGCTGGTGGACTACCGCGAGTGGGCCGGGCGGCTCGGCGTCGACGCCAACGGCGACCGCGCGATCCTGCTCAACGACGCCGGCGCGCGGTTCGTGGAGGCGACGGCCGACGTGGCGCTCGACAGCGTCATGCCGCTCAAGCCCACGTCGGAGGTTCTCAGCCTGCACCCCAGCGGCGACGACGGGCCAGAGGAGCTCATGCTAATCCAGGTCACGCGGTTCGCGTGCGGGTCGCTCGTCGTGGGGTTCACCACGCAGCACATCGTGTCCGACGGCCGCTCCACCGGCAACTTCTTCGTCGCGTGGAGCCAGGCCACCCGCGGCGCCGCCATCGACCCCGTCCCGGTGCACGACCGTGCTTCCTTCTTCCATCCCCGCGAACCGCTGCACGTCGAGTACGAGCACCGTGGCGTCGAGTTCAAGCCCTACGAGAAGGCACACGACGTTGTCTGTGGTGCGGACGGCGACGAGGACGAGGTGGTGGTGAACAAGGTGCACTTCAGCCGGGAGTTCATCTCCAAGCTCAAGGCGCAGGCGTCGGCTGGCGCGCCCAGACCCTGCAGCACCCTGCAGTGCGTGGTGGCACACCTGTGGCGGAGCATGACGATGGCGCGCGGGCTCGACGGCGGGGAGACCACCAGCGTCGCCATCGCCGTGGACGGGAGAGCGCGGATGAGCCCGCAGGTGCCGGACGGATACACCGGCAACGTCATCCTCTGGGCGCGGCCAACCACCACGGCGGGGGAGCTCGTGGCCAGGCCGGTGAAGCACGCGGTGGAGCTCATCAGCCGGGAGGTGGCCCGGATCAACGATGGCTACTTCAAGTCCTTCATCGACTTCGCCAACTCCGGCGCGGTGGAGAAGGAGCGGCTGGTGGCGACGGCCGACGCGGCGGACATGGTGCTGAGCCCCAACATCGAGGTCGACAGCTGGCTGCGGATCCCGTTCTACGACATGGACTTCGGCGGCGGGCGGCCATTCTTCTTCATGCCCAGCTACCTGCCGGTGGAGGGCCTGCTCATCCTGCTGCCGTCCTTCTTGGGCGACGGCAGCGTGGATGCCTACGTGCCACTCTTTAGCCGCGACATGAACACCTTCAAGAACTGCTGCTACAGCCTCGACTAGGTCCCGTTTGCACGTACCTGCCATGTGCCAATGTGTGCCTGCTGTCGGATCAACGTTAGCCACTTGCCTAGTTCTATTTTGAGGTAATAACACCAATGGTGCCCGAACTTGTCATGGATGTTCACTTTGATGCCTGAACTTGAAAAATACACCGAATTGGTTTAAAACTTGGCAATATGGTTCAAATACAGTTTAAATCATGTCTAGATACATATGTATTGATGACTAGACATGCCAGTTTGGCGCAAGGCTCACTTGCAGTGCCGGATAGACTAACACCAAGAGTATGTCTCATTGACCATCGGGTCCCACCTGTTACTACACAACTATAATAAACAAAAAATAATTAGGTTAGGATTCGAACCAGTGGACTTTGCTCCACGAACGACCTGCGTAACCACTTTCAAAAGGTAAAATTATTGTCTATTCATCATCACTATAACAATTTATCTACCTAACAAGACCGTGGAATCAAATGGGGTAAAGTTAGTGCAGCTCATTTTACATCTGTtagttgtttttttattttaaaaattacAAGATATACAGGTAGTATATAAAGTGTTCATACTTTTAGGAAATGTATTTCTAGTTGTAAAAGTGTCCATGTATTTTACTAAAATAAACGTGTTTgtcaaaatatatatttttgaatgaaaataaattttaaaatatgtgtaaaaatatatataacAGCCTAGTGTGCCCCAAGGATTTTATACATTCTTATATTTAAATTAACACATTTTAAAATATGCATACATTTTTCtagttaaaaaaatattttaacacAATAAGATTCTAGATTTATCTCGATTACTATTACAATATTTTACATATGTTCTAAAATTTCTAAAAACCAAAAAAAGTTCACATGTGGAAGGGTcacataaaaaaggaaaaaactgaAGTTCCAAATAGAGAGCACATGGATATATCTTTTAAAGATGAAGGTTTTGAAAATTAGATGAACATTTCAAAATGTATGAACTTCTGGAAATTGTAAAATTattgtattatatatcaaaatcctTCTAAAAATTCCGACGATGTTTTATtaattgtttattattatttaaattcattattttttaaaataaattgaaTGTTTTCTTAATATTATAATTATAGTTTGAATACTTTTGTAATTTTTAAGGAAGAAAAATAACTAACAAGTGGAAAATGAGTGACACTCATTGCAACCCATTTAACTCCGCGGTGGAGTTAGTTAAATAAACAAGAGCGGTATGTAATATACAACAAAATTACCTTGGTTATGTGGTTAGGGCGGGTCATTGATAGCAGACATGTCATTTGTTCGAATACCAAgatatctttattttttattaatttcaaTTGTTCACTCACATGTGAGACCTGATTGTCATTTAGTCGTACAATTTTGATGTTTGTCTGTCCGTTACTACAAATGGCCCCGCGTCATGCTGGCATGCCTAGTTAACCGTACATACGTATCTAGACGTGATTTGAACTGTATTTGAACCATACAACCAAGTTATAGAACCAGTTTGATGTATTTTTCAAGTTCAGGCACTAAAGTGATCATCGATGGAAAGTTTAGGCACTACTAGTGTTCttacctcttctatttttgaagtTCTTGATTCAATTATCCATTCTGTTTTGGAAGAGTAAATAAACGAAATTTTAATCTTTCAGATGGTGAACATGATTAAGGAGATTATTTTTCCGGAAAGGTCTACTGAGTCTTTTTTTGCGgggagttttccttttttttgcatGACGGGTTATTGAGATATGTATTTCAGCTGAGTGAAGTCTGAAACAAACCTTCTTTTCGTTGGGTCCGTCAAAATCAAACCCCCAACTTCTAATCCCTGAAATCGACACCCTCATCTCTTAAATCCCGGCCGTCAGAGCCCTTAATTCCATATTAAGAATGCGATCAGTGATGGGCGGCAGAGTTTGCTGATTATATGCTCTAAAATCATGCACTGTTGACAAGAAGTAGCGCTCTAAAATTCTGCTCCTTTTTGACAGCAAATATGCTCTAAAATTCTGCACTTTTTTGACAGCAAATATGCTCTAAAATCCTGCACTTTTTGACAGTAAGTAAAGTTTTAAAATTCTGCACTTATTTGACAGCAAGTAGAGCTTTTAAATTCTGTACTTTAAAAAAACACATCTGCACTTTTACCAAAAAAGCTTTCGTCCCGgtttataaataaagcaaccaacATCAACCATCCTGTACAGACTCACGCCACCACAACACACGCACACACCCAAGGCAGGATACATAGACGCTGAGCGCAGCAACACTACCCCTAGTACTACAAGAGCAACCAGAGTTTTCAGCAGTGAACATGCCATCGCGAAGGGCTGAAGCCGCATATGACGAACCGTGTGCTTCAAGGTGGCGCCTTCAGGAAGGTTACGACACTAGAATGCCGCCATCGCCCAACCCGAGGATCAGAGTTTCCCCTGAAGCAACACGACGGGCAATGAGAGCCGCgacgacgccttcaagaagggagcgAGTTACGCCGCCGCCGGTCCGTTCAAATGGATGAGGTTTTCACCCCGGCCAACACTCACCACCATCGGAAGCCACACCGCGGCGACCACGCCGCCCACACGGCCATGGCCACTGGGCAGCACCAAGCCAAGGCTCCGCCCAAGAGCACCATGCTACCACCACCAGAGCCGCCATCCCGACATCCAAGACCTTGTCACCACCTCACTCGAGACCTGACACACCCCAACCAAACAGATGGGCGAAAAGGTCCGACCTTTCGCACCCCTGGGAGACCCCAGCGCTGGGACCCAATAGGCCGGCCAACGCTGGCCTCCATCGACCCATCCTAGAGACCCAAGCACAAGACGAGCTCGGTCCTGCCACACCTTGCACGAGACGAGGTCAGTCCTGTTGCACCGTGCGCGAGACGACTCGGTCCTGCTGCACGTGCGCGGGACAAGCTCGGTACTGCTGCATGGGGCACGAGACGAGCGATGGACCACAGCTGGGAGAGGGCCAGCCCTTTGATGGAAGTAGCGTCCGGGCTACGCAGAAACGGGTTGAAGGCCGACACAGACTGCCTACAGACGGGCCGACGCCGGGATAAGTCAGCCACCGCCGCAGCCGATCTGCCACCACAACAGGACGAGCGCCTCCATGCCCTGGCCAGATCCGCCTGAAGCTCCACCATCCCACACGGGAATAGTGAAGACACCAGCTGCATCACCACCGCCTTATCAGGTCCACCGGCCACCCCAACCACCGCCAAGCAACGCATCCATCAGATCTGAGCAGGAGATCCCACACACACACCCCCTCCACCCACCTCCAATCAGAACAGGGCAGGAGGCCAGATCGGACTCCAGCCCGCCTCAGGGCATCGAAGCCCCGAGTCATGCCagatggaggggagggggcgATGCCGGCGGCCACCGGGCACCGTGAGGAGGAAGGGAGGCGGGGCAGGGTCGGCCCGATGCCTCACGCCACGGGGCAGGGGGAAGGGCCCCgcgaagccccccccccccatgtacGCGCCCCAGAAAGCCGCCCCGTCGTCGCCAACGCCACGCGGCCTTCGGTCGACGACGCCCCCGGTGGCGGCGAGGGGGGAGGGACAGAGGAGAGGGGGCGGGGGCGCTAGGGTTCCTCCCGAGGGCGCCCACGGGAGCGCCTCCTGCATTTTTGACAACAAGTAGAGCTCTAAAATTCTACACTTATTTGAGAGCAAGTAGAGCTCTTAAATTCTGCACTTTTTTTACAAAAACCACACACAAGAGCATAGGGAATAAATATTTTGACAGTACCGGGTTGCAATATTATACATGACCACAAAAGAGCAGAGTAGCAGAAACACATATCCAGTACATGATCAAAGAAGCACACATATCCAGGGATTGAAACTATTAATAGGAACTAGTACACACTAACTGTAGCATCCAAAAGGCAACTCCATAAGTAGAACTCCATCCATAATAAGCTTCAGTAATTCCCACCAGCTGGAAAATATGCCATAAACCCAGTTTGTGAGCCTCTTCTTGTAGTTGTGCTACCTCTAGGGACAacattccctctctctctccctgtagTTGTGCTACCTCCAGGGACAACATTTCCTCTCCCTCTGCCTCTGCCTCTAGCTGCAGCTTGAGAGGGTGCATCTTCAGATCTTGTTGTAGCTTGAGACCTTGTTGAACCTCTAGCTGATGCAACCCTACTTGTAGATGCATCTTCCTGTGCTTGCTGCAAGGAAAACACAGTAGTCAAACAACAATTGTactttttgtaaaaaaaatcaaCACAACATGAAAATAAAATTACCTCTGTTTCCCTCACTTTTCTGCCTCTCTTCCCAAGATATTACTTTGTTTTTTTGCTGTTATCTCCATTTTTTATAGGAAGTTTTATTGTGCACATGACCACCACAACTTCCACATGTGATCTGTGTGCCGTGCTTGCTCAATTTATTCCCCTTGGgtgcttccccctcttctctgttCCTATCATTCTTTTTTTTCTGGCTCCTGTCATGGCAATGTAGCCAGGTCTACTAGcctagggttttgagacacaggaCAACTTTCTTCTCCTTCAACTGGCTGTAGGCAATGCTTATATTTTTTTTGAAAGTATCAATGTAGTAGCACTTGTCAATGAAATCTTCCACTTTTCTTCCACTCTTATATATAGCAAAAATTGCATGACAACAAGGAAGGCCCGCAAGATGAAAGTAACCACACGAACAAGCCCATTTCTCAAGGTTAACTGTGTACCTCCTGCCTCTGGTATTTAAATGCTTGAGCTCAAAATCATTCTTTCCGTTCCAGAGCACCTCCAAGAACTAAGTTCTCTTGATATTGGATTTAATCTTCTTCAAGATGTTTGGGAAAATTATGCCATTCCACTTCTCACTCCTGGTTTTCTGCTCTTGAACTCTAACCATCATTTTTTCCTAGTCTTTTCTTGTTGTGAAATAATGGGGTAAAACCTAGCTTCTATGATGGCATTGTTAAATGATTCACAAAGGTTGTTGTCAACAAACTCACAATTTGCTCATATTGGAAAGAAAGCCTTGGCCCAATGCTTTGGGTCTGTTTTCATGATGTATTTTCCACCTTCCGGAGTTAGTTGAGCAAGCTTGGCCTTGTAGTAGTTAAAGTCTTCTCTGTTTGCAGACTTAGCAATTGCCCAAAACCTTTTCTGCAACTGATGATCTTTGTGCTTCTTTCTCCAATTAGCATAAATGTGCCTAGCACACATCTTGTTCTCTGCCCTAGGGAGATAGTCTCTTATTGTGTTAATTAAGCCCCGCAATAGAGATACGTGTTTATCACTACAATGAACTAAGCATGGGTGAAGGACAGGTGTCGAAAAGGTAGTAAATAATTAAATAAGGCAGTAAATAAATTTAAGCTTTTGCTTATCAGAAATAAAGACCCATCCGGCTCCTTGATCATTAATGTCCAAGTCTTCTATTAAGAGACCAATGAACCATGGCCAACTGTCATTTGTCTCCTTCTCCACAACAACCCAAGAGACAAGATACATTTGGTTGTTTGCATCCCTAACTATTGCAGCCAATAGCTCACCTTGGCAGGCTCCCTTGATGAAACAACCATCTAGCCCAATCACTTTCCTACACCCACCTTTAAACCCTTGCTTCATAGCATTGAAACATACATAGAAttgttgaaaaatattttcctccgTATCTTTTGGATCCAAGAAAATAGCCACAACACTCCCAGGGttgctccttgatacgtctccaacgtatctacttttccaaactcttttgcccttgtcttggactctaattttcatgatttgaatgcacctaacccagactaacgttgttttcagcagaactgccatggtgttgtttttgtgcagaaataaaagttctcggaatgacctggacacttacgaggatttttatgTAATATATAAAAgtatcagagaaagaatcaactgaagatacgctgccagtgggccacgagccctgcaggcgcccccctagggcgcgcctagcaggctcgtggggcccacgtggctcccccgacttcatctccaactccatataacctctcttgcccagaaaaaataggagagaagagttcatcacgtttcacgatacggagtcgccggcaccgcctgttcttcctcgggagggcagatctggagtccgttctgggctccggagaggggaaatcgatgccgtcatcatcatcaaccatcctccatcgccaattccatgatgctctccatcgttcgtgagtaatcttatcgtaggcttgctggacggtgatgggttggatgagatctatcatgtaatcgagttagttttggtggggtttgatccctagtatccgctatgttctaagattgatgttgctactactttgctatgcttaatgcttgtcactaggacccgagtgccatgatttcagatctgaacctattatgttttcatcaatatatgtgtgttcttgatcctatcttgcaagttgtagtcacctactgtgtgttatgacccggcaaccccggagtgacaatagccttaaccactcccggatatgaccatagtatgaggatcccatgtattcactatgtgctaatgctttgttccggttctctattaaaaggagaccttaatatcccttagtttccattaggacctcgctgccacgggagggtaggacaaaagatgttatgcagttcttttccataagcacgtatgactaaatacagaatacatgcctacattacattgacaaactggagctagttacatatcaccctatgttataactgttacatgatgaatgccatccgacataattatccatcacctatccaatgcctacgagcttttcctatactggtcctcgccaagttactttaccgctactgctgtcacacttgctatacaaattactactgctactgttaccgccgctaccgttactatcaagctactttgctactaaaactttgctgcagat
This window encodes:
- the LOC123430937 gene encoding agmatine coumaroyltransferase-1-like; this encodes MKITVHSSKAVKPEYGACGVAPGCTADVVPLTVLDKANFDTYISVIYAFHAPAPPNAILEAGLGRALVDYREWAGRLGVDANGDRAILLNDAGARFVEATADVALDSVMPLKPTSEVLSLHPSGDDGPEELMLIQVTRFACGSLVVGFTTQHIVSDGRSTGNFFVAWSQATRGAAIDPVPVHDRASFFHPREPLHVEYEHRGVEFKPYEKAHDVVCGADGDEDEVVVNKVHFSREFISKLKAQASAGAPRPCSTLQCVVAHLWRSMTMARGLDGGETTSVAIAVDGRARMSPQVPDGYTGNVILWARPTTTAGELVARPVKHAVELISREVARINDGYFKSFIDFANSGAVEKERLVATADAADMVLSPNIEVDSWLRIPFYDMDFGGGRPFFFMPSYLPVEGLLILLPSFLGDGSVDAYVPLFSRDMNTFKNCCYSLD